DNA sequence from the Leptospiraceae bacterium genome:
TGAATTCGATTTTGCCCAGCCTTTTAAACGGGGGAAAGCCAGAGTAAATATGGGTTGCGTCAAAAAATTAAAAGAAGGGAATTATAAGTGTAAGGGAGGTAAATGGTTTTATATCAATAAACAGGGTAAAAAAATCAGGTAAGTATGAAAGATAACAAAAGAGCACTTTTTTTAGATCGGGATGGAGTGATTAATGTAGATAAAGACTATGTGTATAAAATAGAAGATTTTATTTTTTTTCCTGAAATCTTTTCTATTTGCAGGTTTTTTATAGATGCAGGATTTCTAATTATTATTGTTACCAATCAATCCGGAATAGCCAGAAATTATTATACAGAAGAGGATGTTCGCGTGCTCCATGCGTATATGTTAGAAGAATTTCTCAGAAAGGACATTTCTATTACCGCGATCTATTACAGTCCCTTTCATCCGGATGGAACAATCCCGGAATATACCCAGAAGTCCTACTGTCGTAAACCCGAGCCGGGAATGCTACTTGAAGCAGAAAAAAAATTTGGAATCAATTTAGCTGATTCCTATTTGATCGGTGATAAGGAAACGGATATCGAAGCCGGAATAAGAGCGGGAGTCAAAAACTTATGTATGCTTCCGAGAACTGAATCCGAAAGAAAAAAAGTGGGGAGTAAAGCAAAGATGTTTCAAAACCATACAGAACTATTGACATGGCTCACAAAAGAACAGCATCATATAATTCAAGAAGAGAACTAAAAATGAAAAGAGGGATAATATTTGGTTTATTACTTTTACTTACTACCCTATCCTGTAATCGAAAGTCCCAAAAGAGCCTTATGATTACAGAAGGAGTATTCAGCCCCTGTCCTAAATCACCGAATTGCATTTCATCTCAAGAAAAAAAGGAAGACAAGGAGCATTATATCGAAGCCATAGTGTATAGTTCGAGCAGGGAAGATGCACAAAAGAAGATGATAGTCACTCTCCAAAAACTTCCGAGGGTCAAACTTGTAAAGAAAACAGACAACTACTTACATGCAGAATTTACTACTCTGCTAATGCGCTATGTTGATGATGTAGAATTTTATTTCCCGGAAAATAATAAACTTATCCATATTCGTTCTGCTTCTCGGGTCGGATATTCGGATCTGGGAAAAAATCGTTCACGGATGAAGGAAATCAAGCAACTATTCGAAAAAGAGTAATGGAAAGAGCGAGCGAACCTCTAATGGTTCGCTCAGGATAAAATATAAAGTTATATGAGTATTTTATGCTTTACTAAACTTTTTCCTGATATACTGAACAATATCATCACTCTCATACATCTTTACATCACCATCAACAAGAAAAGGAACCTGGCCTTTACCACCGAGTCGAATGACCTCTTCTCTACCGGAAGTTCCATGGCTTGCTTCAATCAGCAGGTAATCTTCTCCGGATTTTAATTTTAACTCAGTAATGGCATTGATTACTTTTCTACAATAAGGACAGGAAGGATACTGGTAAACTTTTATCATCAGGCAATCCTCTACTATGAGGCAAGTTTTTTCTGAAGTTCACC
Encoded proteins:
- a CDS encoding DUF1499 domain-containing protein, with product MKRGIIFGLLLLLTTLSCNRKSQKSLMITEGVFSPCPKSPNCISSQEKKEDKEHYIEAIVYSSSREDAQKKMIVTLQKLPRVKLVKKTDNYLHAEFTTLLMRYVDDVEFYFPENNKLIHIRSASRVGYSDLGKNRSRMKEIKQLFEKE
- a CDS encoding glutathione S-transferase N-terminal domain-containing protein produces the protein MIKVYQYPSCPYCRKVINAITELKLKSGEDYLLIEASHGTSGREEVIRLGGKGQVPFLVDGDVKMYESDDIVQYIRKKFSKA
- a CDS encoding HAD family hydrolase, whose amino-acid sequence is MKDNKRALFLDRDGVINVDKDYVYKIEDFIFFPEIFSICRFFIDAGFLIIIVTNQSGIARNYYTEEDVRVLHAYMLEEFLRKDISITAIYYSPFHPDGTIPEYTQKSYCRKPEPGMLLEAEKKFGINLADSYLIGDKETDIEAGIRAGVKNLCMLPRTESERKKVGSKAKMFQNHTELLTWLTKEQHHIIQEEN